One genomic region from Equus asinus isolate D_3611 breed Donkey chromosome 8, EquAss-T2T_v2, whole genome shotgun sequence encodes:
- the LOC106843476 gene encoding olfactory receptor 2B6-like: MWINNQSSLDDFILLGFSDRPWLETPLFVISLVAYIFALFGNISIILVSHLDPQLDSPMYFFLSNLSFLDLCYTTSTVPQMLVNLRGPEKTISYGGCVAQLYIFLALGSTECTLLAVMAFDRYVAICKPLHYPIIMNQRHCIYMATGTWISGFANSLVQSTLTVLAPRCGQRVMDHFFCEVPVLLKLACTDIHINEAEFNVLGALLILVPLTLILGTYVFIARAVMRIWSAESRWKAFNTCASHLLVVSLFYFTAISMYVQPPSSYSRDRGKSMALFYGIVTPTLNPFIYTLRNKDVKAALRRVLAKEFWVKTR; the protein is encoded by the coding sequence ATGTGGATCAACAATCAGAGCTCACTAGATGATTTTATCTTATTGGGATTTTCTGACCGACCCTGGCTGGAGACACCACTCTTTGTAATCTCTCTGGTGGCTTACATCTTTGCCCTATTTGGAAATATCTCCATTATCCTAGTTTCCCACCTGGATCCCCAACTTGACAGtcccatgtatttttttctctctaatctcTCTTTTCTGGACCTCTGCTATACTACTAGTACTGTCCCACAGATGCTAGTCAACCTTAGGGGACCAGAAAAGACCATTAGCTATGGTGGCTGTGTTGCCCAGCTCTATATTTTTTTGGCCTTGGGTTCTACTGAATGTACACTTCTGGCTGTCATGGCCTTTGACCGATACGTTGCTATTTGCAAGCCTCTTCACTACCCCATCATCATGAACCAGAGACACTGTATCTACATGGCCACTGGGACCTGGATTAGTGGTTTTGCTAACTCCCTTGTCCAGTCTACTCTCACAGTCTTGGCCCCAAGATGTGGACAGAGGGTGATGGACCATTTCTTCTGTGAAGTGCCTGTTCTTTTGAAACTAGCTTGTACTGATATTCACATAAATGAAGCTGAGTTCAATGTGCTAGGGGCTTTGCTAATTCTGGTGCCCCTCACCCTCATCCTGGGCACTTATGTGTTCATTGCTCGGGCAGTAATGAGAATCTGGTCTGCTGAAAGTCGCTGGAAGGCCTTTAATACCTGTGCTTCACACTTGCTGGTGGTCTCCCTCTTCTATTTTACAGCCATCAGTATGTATGTGCAGCCTCCCTCTAGCTATTCTCGTGACAGGGGGAAGAGCATGGCTCTCTTCTATGGGATTGTCACACCTACACTCAATCCATTTATCTATACActgaggaacaaggatgtgaaagCTGCCCTGAGAAGGGTACTGGCTAAGGAGTTTTGGGTCAAAACAAGATGA